A genomic region of Arachis hypogaea cultivar Tifrunner chromosome 5, arahy.Tifrunner.gnm2.J5K5, whole genome shotgun sequence contains the following coding sequences:
- the LOC112801097 gene encoding organelle RRM domain-containing protein 2, mitochondrial isoform X1, with product MALRAAAVAAQPSSRSLWRLLSSRSAYPPSATAAAFAPQAVEPKSSLFVSGLNKRTTSERLLQEFSKFGKVVRTRVMIDREGCSKGYGFVQYATIEEAAKGIESMNGKFLDGWIIFVEYAKSIPEPTQQSHRYLRQ from the exons ATGGCTTTGAGGGCGGCTGCGGTTGCGGCGCAGCCTTCGTCGCGCAGTTTATGGCGGCTGCTCTCGAGCCGTTCTGCTTATCCTCCGTCGGCTACTGCCGCAGCGTTTGCTCCACAAGCGGTGGAACCCAAATCCTCCCTCTTCGTTTCCG GGCTTAACAAACGGACGACATCTGAACGCCTACTCCaagaattttctaagtttggcaaAGTTGTTCGCA CTAGGGTGATGATCGATAGAGAAGGTTGTTCTAAAGGGTATGGTTTTGTACAATATGCCACTATAGAAGAGGCTGCAAAGGGCATCGAAAGCATGAATGGAAAG TTTTTGGATGGTTGGATTATATTTGTAGAGTATGCCAAATCTATCCCAGAACCTACACAGCAATCTCACCGGTATCTCCGGCAGTAG
- the LOC112801097 gene encoding organelle RRM domain-containing protein 2, mitochondrial isoform X2: MALRAAAVAAQPSSRSLWRLLSSRSAYPPSATAAAFAPQAVEPKSSLFVSGLNKRTTSERLLQEFSKFGKVVRTRVMIDREGCSKGYGFVQYATIEEAAKGIESMNGKLIHADVM; this comes from the exons ATGGCTTTGAGGGCGGCTGCGGTTGCGGCGCAGCCTTCGTCGCGCAGTTTATGGCGGCTGCTCTCGAGCCGTTCTGCTTATCCTCCGTCGGCTACTGCCGCAGCGTTTGCTCCACAAGCGGTGGAACCCAAATCCTCCCTCTTCGTTTCCG GGCTTAACAAACGGACGACATCTGAACGCCTACTCCaagaattttctaagtttggcaaAGTTGTTCGCA CTAGGGTGATGATCGATAGAGAAGGTTGTTCTAAAGGGTATGGTTTTGTACAATATGCCACTATAGAAGAGGCTGCAAAGGGCATCGAAAGCATGAATGGAAAG CTTATTCATGCTGATGTGATGTAG